TGTATGTAACACCCCCGAACTGTTCTAGGCCGGACTAACCCGAATGGCCGCCCGATGGTGCCACAATAATAGATCACCAGAATGGATCTACCAAGGCAAATCCCGACCTTTAGCCAACCCATTCCAGCCGTGGGGTTGAACCGGACTAGTTAACCATTATTCCAACCGTTCTTTTATTGGTACAAATGGTCAAGGAGAGTGGTTGGATCAGCCAGATCCTTGTGGTGGTTTTAAATCGAAAATGTTCCAGAAGCTGGGTGTGATTAGTTTGAGCTCGAGGCTAGTCCTCCTTATCCAATATCATGGATTTAAAGGTGAGTCTAGATAGATGATTCATGAGTTTTAGGAATGAGTGTTACTTGATTGAAATTACTAACTATGCATGATTGATAAGTAAGTCTTTAATTTATATTAAAATATGAGGTGCTTACTTATGTAAACACTTAAGAATTATTATGATTTATTCTGTGATGTTCATCCCGAGCCTTAGTAGTTATTATCAAGTACTAATTTATATATGTATATAATTGTGTATGTAACTATGAATCATGTGAAGTTTTATTGTATACTCACTCTCCCGAAAGTCCCGCATTACCGTGAATTGGTCCTGCGATATGGAACAAGGTCACGAAGACACAATGATGGGGTCGCACCCTGGAGGCCCTGTAACTGCATACATCGTTAGATGTTTTATATTTGTATACTGATGGCGATGATGGTTATATCTATTTTCCTGCTAGGCTCGGTTAGCCTTGGTGGTTTTTTGGGTTTAGTATATATATATTTTACATATGAGTGAATGGTGAGTGTTGTAGAGGTGATGTTTAAGATAAGATTCACATCGATGGAATGATATGCCTATATATAAATATTAGATATGGAATATGTTTCCACTTCATGCAAAAGAGTTGATTGCTCGGGATATAATTGATATGTGATGGGGTACGTGATTAGAATCACTGAGTAAACTAGTTACTCACGACTCATTTTTTATGCATGTAACCAGTAGACGGGAGATCTTACTCTAGGACATGAAGGAAAATCATTAGCCAGCAGTAGTTTTATTATCCTTGCAAAGTAGTTTTGATATTCTTATGCGTAACCCACCTTGTTTTCTTAGGTAGAAACTTAGCCTTAGAGGATTATGTAAGAACCGTGGATGTTGTTGGAGTAGTCACCCATGTCTTGTATGATTACGGGTCCTGTCTGCCGACCTAATCTTGGTGCTACTCAAGAATCACGAGGTGATTTTGGGTAAGGACTGGTTTAGGGCCACATTAGAATGCCATCGGGGATAATTGGGTTTGAAGGATTGACTGGAATGTGAGAGTTCCAGGGTATATGGCCGCTGTCCAGGAGTATGGTGGTCTCAGCAATCCAGGCGGAACATATGCTTAGGATGGAAAGTATACCTATCTACAATATTTTTAAGACAGGTTGGTAAGGACAAGGGGATCGAGGACATTCCAGTGGTGTGTGAGTTTGAAGATTTTTTTGGGGTCCTTAAAAGGGTTACCACCTGATAGGTTCGACCCGTTCACTATTTAAATAAAACCAGGAACAACTCCTCTCCCTAAAGTACCTTATCGTATGGCTCCATCCACAATTCCTGAGCTAAAGAAGAAACTTGGGGAGTTCCTTGAAAAGGGATTGATCAGGACAAGTAGTTCTCCTTTGGGAGAAACGATGCTGTTTGTGGAAAAAGAAAGATGGAAGATTTTTCTTGGGTATTGACTATCAAGGTTTAAACCAGGTGACTATGAAGAAAAGTTACATGTTGCCTCGAATAGACAAGCTATTGGAACAACTGAAGGGTGTCACTTGGTTCTCCGAGATAGACCTAGCATCTGGGTACCATCAGATTATAATAGACCCAGCCAATACTCGGAAGACTGCCTTCCAAAATAGGTGTGATCACTACAAGGGTTAACCAATGCACCTGCCGCTTTCATGAAAATAATGAACAGCTTGTTCGGTGATTGTTTGGACGAGTTTTTGATCATCTTCTAGTTGATATACTTGCGTATCAAAAGACCAGAAAATGCTTGATGATCATTTGAGCTGTGTATTAGAAAGGCTTAGGAAACATCATTTGTTTGCTAATCTTAGTAAACGCAGCTTTTGGCAGAGTAATATATGGTTTATATAACACATAGTGTTCGATAAGGGAATCTTAGTAGATCCCCAAAATATCAGTTCAATCAGGGAATGGCTGAGGTCAAGGAATTCCCCGAAGATCTGTAGTTTCTTAGAGTTGGCTAGATATAGGAAGTTTGTTAAGGGTTTCTCAAGCTTGGCCCAGCCATTGACTAAAATCACTGGTAAAGGCGTGAAGTTTGTTTGGTGATATCACTCAAATTACCCGAAGTAGTGATTTATACTCTCTCAAATAAGAGATCGAATTGTAGTACTTAGGGATCGAATCCACAGGGAGCTAGGGAACCTAATAAATCTAATTAAGTTGGTTAAGCTAGGTCGATTATGATTACATGTAAAAGACAGGTCTGTGAGAAAGTTAATTGCTCGATTGATTGATTGGGGTTTTATGGAAGGATGGTTGCTAGACTTAGGGTTTCTATTCAGGTAATCATGATTATAATCCTATAGATGCCTAACTAGTTGTATGCATGATATTATAGAGCTCAACACTTAATAACAAACCATTAGGCTTTCGCTTTCTAGGTCTGTCTATTGACCAATGTCGATCGATTAATCTACAGGAATATCGATCGATATACTTGTTGAAACGTCTACCGGTTATTCGATTGGAATATCGATCGACGCTCTTGGTCAAGCGTTAATGCGCGGATTGAATATGCTCACTAAGCTTCCTAGATGAGCTCTCACCTACTCTAGCAATCTCAGCTCAGTTAGGATGGATTCAGGGTGAGATGCAAGCTATCGCTTATGTCTACAACTCCTAGGGAAAATTCTAGGTAGCTAATCTAGAAACATGTATTAATGACAATCCTAAAGATGAATATCACAACTTAGCAATCTATAGTTGGAGCTAATCCCTCATAACCTATTTGAACCCTAAACCTAACAGGTGGATCTATTCAAGCATGAAGTTGTAAAAGAAAATCATAGACGAATAGATAAGAAATTGGAATAGATATTATAAAACCAATGGAGTTCCAAGAGGACTCTCAAGGAGTTCCTCACTTCTCTCCTAAACTAGAACTATGTATAAAAATAAAACTTAGCCGTCAACAATGGCTTAGAAAACACATAAATATGGTTTTAGGTCATCCAAGGGTGTTCTAGTAATTTTTGGTTGCATCTGAGCTTCAGTCGGTCATAAAATATGCTCAGCCCATATTCTGGCATCACTGTTGACCGACGGCAAGGGGGCACCGTCGATCGACAGTCCTTCATCTCCTCGACAGCTTCTTCTTGCGAGGCAGACTGACCACTCTTTAGTAAAACATGCATAACTTCTGATATAGGATGCTGATTGACCTCAAACCAATGGAATTGGAAATCTAACTCAAAGCTATATCTTGTGTAAAAATATGAGCTCAATCTAACCGTGGTAAGGTCTTCATCCATAGCTAGCCAGCTGACGCGTCTGTGCAGTTCTTTACCTCAAAAGGCTCCAAAATCACCATATATCTCCAGAACGTACCTGAACCTGTAAATACTCTAAAAAGACTCTATATAGTAGTAAATATATATTAAAACACTTGTAGACCATGGCTAAAAGTGGGTAAAATCCATAGCCTATCAACTCCCCCAGACTTACCATTTTGCTTGTCCTCAAGCAAAACAGACAGGCAGTCTCTCTGAAAGAGGTTTGAAAACAGCAGAGATTCATATGATTTAAAACTTAGAATCATCAGCTCTGCAATATTGTAATCCACATCTAAGAAGTCCTAATCACAAAAGCACATTATACCATATCATAGCTTAGCAACCAAATTCACATAGCCAACAACTTAGCAAATCCTGTCTGACATTCCCTTCTACCAACCTCATTTGTTAACGTAAATAAAAGTGCAGACTTTACCTTGGGAGTATCGATCACATGATGCAAGAATTTTCAAACAAGTATCTGGATCTGCAGGTAAAAGTTAGTTTCTATCTTTTCTCCCTACTAATTTCTCTCTTTAGTCAAAGTCTTCTTCCATCTTGACCTGCAGGTAAACATTAATTTATATCCTCTCTCTCTACTAATTTTCTCTCTTAGTCAAAGTCTGCTTATATTAGCAAGATCATTGATCAAGATTGGACAGGCTTCCATGAATCAAGCCTTAATGATGGTTGCCACCAAGTCCTGTTCACTTCTTTTTGACCTATACCCAAGAATTCATATGAATTTAGTACTATCTGCAATCAGTAAGTCTAGAATGATGCTAAAGAGTGGTTCGATAACAAGTAAAAATATAATAAGTTCATTATCCCCTTCTTGACTCAATAAAACTCTTTTGAAAACATTTTGATAAGACTCATGAACACACTAATTTTAGTAAACATCCCCCAAGATTTAAATTACACTGTCTCCAGTGTATATCTAGTCGGAGTTATGGTGATAACATAACTACACAATGTAACAAGTAAGAACGATAACCTGCTCGCTGATGTCAGTGTCGATCAACACAATGAAGTGACAATCGATCGTTGTTGCTTAAGTGCTGTCGATTGATGTCGACATGGTCTCATCGGTCGATGGCTAGAGCAATCAATAGACTCAATGAAGAGACAATCGATTGTTGGATCTGAAGTGTTGTCGATCGATATCGAGCTGGTCTCATCAGTCGATGTGCTGAGGAATCGTCTACTCGGATCTCATTCTTTTTTATTTTTTTATTTTCTAAGTAACTAATTAAAACACAATATTAGTAGACCTCCCCCAAACTTAAATAACACTATCTCCAGTGTCATACAGTCTAAGATCGGTGGGGAAATAAATAATAAGGACAATATTTAACAAGGAAAAACGGCATACCTGACTTTGATGTGAGTGTCGACCAACACAGTTAAGTGGCAATCAATACTCTTGAAGCTCTGTCGAACGACACAGTTAAGTGGCGATCGATCGATGCTAGTGATGCTCTATCGATCGATGATGCGCAGTCATCGTCCATCATTGTGCAAACTCATCTTCCTTGTATCTATTTCCTTTTACCTAATATAAATAAAATACTAAAAGTCAGTAATACAAAAATAATAAAATCAATTATCTAATTTTTTTTTTCGATGAACATTGACTGCTACAGTAACCCTGCTACAGTAACTCCCGATTTTCTGATACAGTTTTGGTCAACGTTCTTGCTACATTGTCGCTCGATTTTCTTGCTATAGTCCGGATGAGAATGAGAACATGCTCCAAAACAAGTCCCAATGTCTGGTGCTCTCTGAAGCTTTATCATTCTTGTGTGAAAGCTTCCTCCATAGACTCTTCTCCTTTGTCTATCATCTCAGCAATAAGGAGTGCTCGAAGCTTTGCAAATGGCTGTGAAAAGCATCTGCTGCGCACTATGGATTTCCCGACACCATCTGAGAAGTGAGAGATCAATGATACCTGAGGATCACCCTTGGTCCTTCTCCTTTTCTTCCAATTCCTCCTATTCTTTCCCCCAAACTTATCTGATCGCGTGGTGATGCATCCATCAAAAATATTTTCACACACATCAAACTCCTTCTGCTCTGATACGCGCCCACAGTCGAAATGGTAGCATCGATCGATGGTGAAGTGTTAGTGTCGATCGGTGGTATCTGTTCGGTGACGATCGATGCTGCTTCTGCTGGTGTTTTATCGACTTCACCTCTACATCTCAACCCTCTCTGAGAAGCTATTGCAAGTATATGATCATCAAATATCCCAATGTAAGGACTTAACTGCATACTTCTATCTGCTGGGATAGGAAATTCAACTTCAACCACAGCGCATGAGACCACAATCTTCACAGGATCATGTATCCTCTTCACTCTTTTGTGAAGCCCAACAGCTTCTTTTGCGCATATAAGTGCTCTTAGATGTTTTGAGTCAGCATTGTGTGAGGCCTCAGACTCGTGCACTCTTTCCTCAATCGGTTCCATCTCAACTATGCAACCATGCGGTTCGACCAACAACGGGTGTCGATCGATGCAATCGGGTGGGTGTCGATCGATGATGGAGTGTGGGTGTAGATCGATGCTATCTGCTGATTGTCGATCGATGATATAGGGTGGGCGTTGATCGATGATGTGGGGTGGTTGTCGATCGATCCTATCAGGTTGGTGTTGATCGATGCTAGCCTTTGGTGAAGTTTCCAGATCTCCTCTCGAAGTATGCTGATCGTCACCAAACTTCTTCTTCGAATTCTGATCCATATCTTCAAGCCATTCCTCCAGCTCTAAGAAGTCTTCGATAGTGACTTCTCTACTCGAATACAAGTCTTCAAGCTTTTCTCCATCCTCCACCTCCAAGAACTCTTCTAGCTCCAAGAAATCTTCCATGGTGATTTCTTTTTCTACATCGTCGATCGACGTTTAGGTCATGTCGTTGGTCGACGTTGAGGTTGTACAGTCGATCGACGTTAAATTCGTAGCGTCGGTCGACGTTAAAGTCGTAGCGTCGGTCGACGTTAAAGTCGTAGCGTCGGTCGACGTTAAAGTCGTAGCGTCGGTCGACGTTAAAGTCGTAGCGTCGGTCGACGTTAAAGTCGTAGCGTCGGTCGACGTTAAAGTCGTAGCGTCGGTCGACGTTAAAGTCGTAGCGTCGGTCGACGTTAAAGTCGTAGCGTCGGTCGACGTTAAAGTCGTAGCGTCGGTCGACGTTAAAGTCGTAGCGTCGGTCGACGTTAAAGTCGTAGCGTCGGTCGACGTTAAAGTCGTAGCGTCGGTCGACGTTAAAGTCGTAGCGTCGATCGACGTTGAGGTCGTACCGTCTGTCGTCGTTGAAGTCGCGCCGTCAGTAAACGTTGAGGTCGTACCACTAATGTCGGCTTCTTCTACTCTGCTTAGCTCTCCAGATACATGTTGTTCATCACCCTCTGCCATAATGTAGTCGACCAGCTGTCTTTGAATCAGATCTTCCCTCTTTATCTGCCAACTTTCAATGAACCTGTCTCACTTATCATTTTCTCTTTTTCTCGAGTTGCTTCAGCATCATCAAGAAATTTGTAAATGAAGGCTCTTTCAATGTCCTCCCAGTTGGTTAGAGATCTTGGCTGTAGTTGACTGAACCATCTAAATGCATCCCTTCAGATGGAATAATGAAAGATCTTACAGAGCATATGGTTTTCAGACACTTCATTCTGCTCGCTCCTTGACACTAGATCCTCAAGCTCTTCTATGTGGTCTCTGGGATCTTGGTGAGGAAGACATTGGAAGGGGTCCTGACCTACCCAATCATACCACTTTCGGCTCAGATCAAAGTCATTCATCTCAGCAACAACAATCACATCAGGGATCACAACACCCTGAGCATTAATCAATTGTCATGCGCTGTTGCGAGTGCGACCTTCTTAGTCTCTTAACATCTCATTCTCGCCAACTTTAAGTATTAGCACTTCGATCTTCTCTGTCTCCCCGCAAGTGGTGTCGTTTTTCACCGAATGAACAGTGTCGGGATGAACAGTGCTTGGATGAACAGTGTATAGATGAACAGTGCTCGGATGAACAGTGTCACAGTGTCGCGATGAACAGTGTCGATCGATGGGGAAGAATAGTGTCGATCGGCGACGGATGAACAGTGTCAATCGACGCTGGATGAATAGTACCGTGATGAACAGTTCCAGGATGAATAGTACCGTGATGAACATTACTGTAGTGAACAGTACTGTAGTGAACAGTACTGTGGTGAACAGTGTTGTCCGACACAAGTAGAATAGTGTCGTTCGGTGCTTGGTTCACGCTGTCGATCGATGCTGCTTGGAGGGTATCGATCGATTCTTCCCTCGTAGACTTGATTGGGGTTTGATGGAAGGATGATTGCTAGACTTAAAGTTTCTATTCAGGTAATCATGATTATAATCCTACAGATACCTAACAAGTTGTATGCATGATATGATAGAGGTCAACACTTAATAACAAACCATTAGGCTTTCGCTTTCTAGGTATGTCTATTGATCAATGTCGATCGATTATTCTACAGGAATATCGATCGATATACTTGTTGAAACGTCGACCGATTATTCGTTTGGACTATCAATCTTGGTCTGCCTGATTGGAATATCTATCTATCTTGAATTTTCTCTTGGTCAAGCGTTAATGCCCGGATTGAATATGCTCACTAAGCTTCCTAGATGAGCTCTCGCCTACTCTAGCTATCTTAGCCCAGTTAGGATGGATTCTGGGTGAGATGCAAGCTATCGCTTATGTCTACAACTCCTATGGCAAGTTCTAGGTAGCTAATCTAGAAACATGCATTAATGACAATCTTTAAGATGAATTTTACAACTTATAAATCTATAGTTGGAGCTAATCCCTCATAACCTATTTGAACCCTAGACCTAACAAGTGGATCTTTTCAAGCATGAAGTTGTCACAGAAAATCATAGATTAATAGATAAGAAATTGCAATAGATATTATAAAACCAATGGAGTTTCAAGAGGACTCTCAAGGAGTTCTTCCCTTCTCTCCTAACCTAGAACTATGAATAAAAATAAAGCTTAGCCGTCAACAATGGCTTAGAAAACACATAAATAGGATTTTAGGTCGTGCAAGGGTATTCTAGTAATTTGTGGTTGCTTCTGGGCTTCAGTCGGTCATAAAAAATGCTCAGCCCATATTCTGGAATCGCTGTCGACCGACGGCAAAGGTGCACCGTCGATCGACAGTCCTTCATCTCCTCGACAGCTTCCTCTTGCGAGGCAGACTGACTTCTCTTCAGTAAAACGGGCATAACATCCTCAAACCGGTGGAATTAGAAATATAACTCAAATCTATATCTTGTGTCAAAATATGAGCTTAATCTAACGGTGGGAAGGTCCCCATCCATAGCTAGCCATCTGACGCGTCTATGCAGTTCTGCACCTCAAAAGGCTCCAAAATCACCATATTTCTCCAGAACGTAGCTGAACCTGTAAATACTCTTAAAAGACTCTAGTAATAAATATATATTAAAACAATTATAGATCATGGATAAAAGTGGGTAAAATCCATGGCCTATCATTTGGTCAGAAGCTTGCGATAGCAATTTCTCAAAGCTAAAGGAAGCTTTGACGAGTACAAATGTACTACATTTGCCATAAACGGAGAAGCCATATGTTGTTTACACAGAGCATTTTTAATTGATTTAAGATGTGTTCTGATGCAGAATGATCGAGTAATCGCCTATGCCTCTAGGCGGTTAAAGAAGCATGAAGGAAATTATCCAACCCATGACTTTGAAATAGCAGCTGTGGTATTTGCACTTAAGATCTGGAGCTCTTACCTCTATGGTGCTAAGGTTTAAATAAATGTATACGGACACTACAAGTTTGAAATATATTTTCACTCAGCCAGACCTGAATCTAAGCATAGGCGATAGATCGTGTTAGTGACCAACTATGACCTGGATATAGATTACCATCCCGGTAAGGCGAATCTGATCGCGGACTAACTAAGCCAGAGATGCACAGACCTGGCCATAACACATAAATAGAAGACTCTACCACGGATGCTAGGAGCCTTGGACCTGAATGCGCTCACCATCGACCAAGAGCCGTTGGGGTTAGAGGCGGTAGGTCTGGCAGACCAACTGACCAGAGTAAGAAAGACTCAGAGGAGCTATTGTAATGATAATACCGAGTACCAACTCACTGACAATGGGACGATTGTAGTGAATGGCCGGGTTGCTGTACCAGATGTCCAAGAACTTAGGGATGAAATCCTGAAAGAAAATCACTAGTCCAAAATTCTTAATTCATATTGATTTGACTAAGATGTATATGAATCTGAAAATATACTATCATTGGCCAAGTATGAAACAATGGGGATCCTAAAAGGTCCTTCTATAGGATTTATCAAGCTTTCTCAACAAGGCAAGACATTTAATGCTGATTTTCCTATTTTGCTTGATCAAACATCACCATCAATGGCCTTCCCTATCTCTACGATATTTTTCTTATCGGATTCCGCAAACCCAACCTTCCTTTCGTATAATCATGTAGTGATAGCTAGTTGAGATTTACTTATTTGGAACCTACATTGTTCAATAGCCTAACATTCCTTGCTTTGCAGTCTTGTTTTTTCCTTTCATATGCCCGATCGTTTTATGATCAGACTAGGTGTTTTCCTGCACCATTTGCAGTAAATTTTTTTTTAAATCTAACTTATATTTAAAAATAAATTTTATTAAATATTATAGATTTTACTATTTTCTTACTAATATTTAATATAGATTTGATATATATTAAATCAATTTGTATAAAACTAATAAAAATGTTATAAAATTGTATAATTATCAAAATTTTAGACTAAACAATATTTATAAAATTTGTAGATATATAAGAAACTAATGATCTTACGATTAGATATTTAAATTTTTAAAAAACTGTAGATATTTTTGAAAGCTTTAGTAATACAAATTGTATAATTATACAAAATAATAATATTTTGAAATTTGAAATGTTATATATGAATATATTTATTTTATAGATGATGTATGAGATATTACCATATTTAAAAAAAGTTTACCAAAAGTAATATCAATATTGAATGTAATATATGAATTATTACCATATTCTAATAAGTTTGCCAAAAATATAAGTCAACATTAAATGAAATTATCCATGTCATATTTTTCTGGAAACCATGTCATCAATTTCAGTAGCCATGTCATATTTGTTTTGTGAAATTGATTGTAGAGAAGACACGTGGCAAAATCACTTTGCAAATATATTATAAGGGATATGCCCGATTGTTTTACTGTCACTTCATTCCATTCCGGATATATTCAATATGCTCACTAAAGATCCGGCATTTAGTGAAAATTTAATTCATTTATCCCACCCTTAATGGCTACAAATGTTTACACATTTTAAAAATATATGCTTTTTATAGAAGTAGATTTCTCGTGATCTAGTTTTCTCAAAATTAAAATACTCTGAAAAACGGGTTGTTACAACTAACCTGCAATCCCTATATCTATTTTGAGGAGACGTATTGTATCATCGTAGAAAGACTTTTCATTATTTGTTCGTTTATATGTTTCATAAATGTTTTCTCGACAAATATTAAAGCTTCCAAATACTAATGTCTATATCTCGGCGATCTCAGTCATAAGAAAAAATAGTATTGTCTTTTTGTAAATAGATAAAAGAAAGCGGTAGTGTCGGGTTGAAATTTAAAGAAGGGTTGTGGAGTCATGGGTCGGTGCCTCACTCTTTAAAATTTCATTTCATTTGTTTTTGTGTTACTTTCTTTGGTAAGTCTAAATCCAAATCCTGGAAGTGGGTACTATCTAGTATTAATTTTTTTTATAGATATTTATAATCTAATCTATTTTGTGGGAAAATATATTTATTGCCTTTGAGTGGCAAGTGAGTAACACGCGCATTTCTCTCTAATTTTCGTTTAACCTAATCGCCGCTTTCAGTAGGGTGGAGACAAATCGACGTCTGGCGGCTCCGCTGGTTCTCGAGGCCTCATCCCCCCCTCGGATTATTCTCCACAAGATGGAACTCTTCAAGATCTGGTGGTCTTTTGTGGTATTTCTCTCCTCTCGTCGGCAAATCGGGCGGGTCTTGGTGTGTCGACCCCTCCGAGAGCTCGGCCCTCCTGGTGTCTCGTCGAGAGTACGGGTGTGCTCCTTGTTAGAGGAAGACAAGCAGCCGCTAGAAATCGCGTCGTTAGTCATCGGGGCAGGTTAGCTCGTCTGTGCTTGATGGGAAGCTTTTTGGTGTCAGAGGTTCTTCGTTTTTGGGATGGAGGTTCCAGATGCAAGTTTCTCTCCGGTCTGGAATCTTCTTATCTTCGCCAAGAGAATTGAGGAGTTCGCTCTGTCTCGGACTTGCGATGTGGCAGATCTCGTACAACACGCGGCGATTAAGGTATGGAGTTGGCTTTTCGTGGAAGCCGGCGAGTTGTGGCCGCATGACACCTCTGTGACTGGTTTCGTTGATGGTGACTGGTGGTCGATTAGGTACCGGTATTGGACTCCCCAGCCCTGAGAGGCTCCGGTCATCAGATCTGAAACCACTAGGATCCAACCGGAGGAGGTAGTGTTAGGGTAAATTTGTGTAGGATCTTTGTGAGTACTACGGAACAATAGAAGAGCTGGTTTAACTAGGAAGAATCGAGACTAAAAGATGTTTTATTGATGATTTGAGCAGGAACTACAACGTTTGGTATATAAACCCTAGTTCTAGCTGCCTAACTCTAATCTCTTAGACTCCGAATGTCGATCCCTTGTTCTAGGGTATGGGCTCCTTTATATAGTCGTGGAGACATCAGTTATACAGGTTAAACTCTTCCATATTCAAAAATATGGAAGAGTCCCTATTATAGAAGACTTCCATTTTTACCTGGAGGCGGAGACGGAAGCAGGGGTAAGAACCATGACTTTCTTCTAGCAGGAACCTGGAGGCCGGTGTCCTGCCTGAGGCTTGGGGATTCTTATACCGGAGTATTTTTTCCCAACAGTTTGCCCCTTATTTCTAGATTTCGTCATAGAATTCGACAGATAACCTGTGAACTTAAGTCAACCGGAGTTGCTCTATCTCAGCAGGCTTCCCTTAGGCAGGACATCCCTCCAATTCTTTCGTCTTATAGGTTCTTCTTAGGCCTAGACCGTATTCGAACCTGGAGGAAGGCTGGCTTCCCCTAGATAGACTGGAGCCTATAATAGGTACTGGACCCATTTTGAGATGATCTTGCAGGGCTCGGGGCCTTAAAGTATCCCTCAAGCTGTTTGTAGAAGCAGTTGTATAGACGCTCTTGACTTCAGTGAGTGTTGTGGCTCTTGATTAGATCCTTGGACCTAGTGCATGGCCCTGGAGGAAAGATGGAGTTTGGCGGAATCTCTTTATGTTTCCGAGATGTCTAACAACGAAGGAATCCATAAATGCCCCTTGTTTTTGAAATTTCTTTTTTCCCGCGAAGGGGCTTGATTTTTCTTTTTCTCCGCATAGGAAATTCGCTTCTATCTTCTTGCTTTTTTTGGAAAAATTTGGAAAAATCCATCTTTATTTTTCTCCAATCCGGCTGATGGGAAGAAAATTCTATATATAGATACTCCCAGGACGCGTTATTCTCAACTCGCTTCTAAAACCTTGTCTCCTCCGAGTTAGAATGGATCATCCATCCAACCTTTCTTTTTCCCTGGCTTAGTTTGTGGGCGGGCGTATTTGACCTCGCCGTCTTTTCAGAGATACTTTCTCTTCTCCCATACCTTCTTGGGGGGGATGTTCCCGAAGCTGATGATGAGGCGGTTCCGATGGCTCCATTGAGGCAACGGCGTTCCCAATTATCTGACGACGATGATGGTCTTTGTTCCGAGATTCGGGAAGAGGAGTTGATGGAAATTCGAAGGAAAAACTCGATCCCTCCTTCGGTAGAGTTGAGGTGTCCTACTGAATTCGAACGTGCCCCGGACGGGGGAATGAGCGAGATAGCTATTTTCGAAGCGCACTTGGAGGCAGGCTTCAGAGGCGGTATCCATTCCTTAATAGCAGAGATATCAGCTTATTTTTTCTTTGTGCCGTCGCAACTCAC
The DNA window shown above is from Brassica oleracea var. oleracea cultivar TO1000 chromosome C3, BOL, whole genome shotgun sequence and carries:
- the LOC106330748 gene encoding uncharacterized protein LOC106330748, whose amino-acid sequence is MSLVDVEVVQSIDVKFVASVDVKVVASVDVKVVASVDVKVVASVDVKVVASVDVKVVASVDVKVVASVDVKVVASVDVKVVASVDVKVVASVDVKVVASVDVKVVASVDVKVVASVDVKVVASIDVEVVPSVVVEVAPSVNVEVVPLMSASSTLLSSPDTCCSSPSAIM